The Henckelia pumila isolate YLH828 chromosome 2, ASM3356847v2, whole genome shotgun sequence genome includes a window with the following:
- the LOC140880056 gene encoding GDP-mannose transporter GONST1-like isoform X2 encodes MTPSALSKGVSQDFLDLVLERNTTADIGKGSPSGERDLKNHQLNNSLDQVSSPVRRELVSRASFGMRTPGNNDEIDVESGRTEKDREKTVRSKRGISLHNQALLSGLAYCFSSCSMILVNKYVLSSYDFNAGISLMLYQNFVSVIIVSLLSFLGLITTEPFTWRLIKVWLPVNVIFVGMLITSMFSLKYINVAMVTVLKNVTNVLTAVGEMYLFNKHHDNRVWAALFLMIISAISGGITDLSFHAIGYTWQFMNCCLTASYSLTLRRIMDTAKQVTKSGELNEFSMVLLNNCLSLPLGIFLIFVFNEVDYLLHTPLLRLPTFWLVITFSGFLGLAISFTSLWFLHQTGATTYSLIGSLNKIPLSVAGILLFKVPTSLENSASIFFGLVAGVFFARAKMR; translated from the exons ATGACTCCTAG TGCTTTGTCAAAAGGTGTTTCTCAAGATTTTCTTGATCTTGTTTTGGAAAGAAACACAACAGCAGATATTGGGAAGGGTTCCCCAAGTGGCGAAAGAGACCTGAAAAATCATCAGCTCAACAACTCGCTGGATCAGGTCTCTAGTCCAGTCCGAAGAGAATTAGTTAGCAG AGCGTCTTTTGGGATGAGAACCCCTGGTAATAATGATGAGATTGATGTGGAGAGTGGAAGAACAGAAAAGGATCGAGAAAAGACTGTGAGAAGTAAAAGAGGAATTTCTTTACACAATCAGGCCCTGTTATCTGGGCTTGCGTATTGTTTTTCTTCGTGCAGCATGATACTGGTTAACAAGTATGTCCTCTCCAGTTATGACTTTAACGCTGGAATTTCTTTGATGCTATATCAG AATTTTGTCTCGGTGATTATCGTTTCCCTTTTAAGTTTCCTTGGCTTAATTACTACGGAACCATTTACATGGAGATTAATTAAGGTCTGGTTGCCAGTCAATGTTATATTTGTTGGGATGCTGATCACAAGTATGTTTAG TCTAAAGTACATTAATGTTGCCATGGTCACAGTTCTGAAGAATGTAACCAATGTGTTGACTGCTGTTGGTGAGATGTATTTATTTAACAAACATCATGACAACAGGGTTTGGGCAGCTCTTTTCTTAATG ATCATTTCAGCAATATCTGGTGGAATTACAGATCTGTCATTTCATGCCATTGGATATACATGGCAGTTCATGAACTGTTGTCTGACAGCATCATATTCC CTGACTTTACGCAGGATCATGGATACAGCAAAACAAGTTACTAAATCTGGAGAGTTGAATGAATTCTCAATGGTCCTGCTCAACAATTGCCTTTCGCTCCCTCTAggaatttttcttatttttgtgTTCAATGAGGTCGATTATCTCTTACACAC ACCTCTTTTGAGATTGCCAACATTCTGGCTGGTGATAACATTTAGTGGATTCTTGGGGTTGGCAATAAGCTTCACTTCTCTGTGGTTTCTACATCAAACAGGGGCTACTACGTACAG CCTTATAGGGTCTCTGAACAAGATACCTCTCTCTGTTGCTGGCATCCTCCTCTTTAAAGTCCCAACAAGTTTGGAAAATTCTGCTAGCATTTTCTTTG GGTTGGTGGCTGGGGTGTTCTTTGCAAGAGCAAAAATGCGTTAG
- the LOC140880056 gene encoding GDP-mannose transporter GONST1-like isoform X1, translated as MNAWRKCGGLCLVVTELDGWLRWPKGFMGTMLSKLEDLGFSVGALSKGVSQDFLDLVLERNTTADIGKGSPSGERDLKNHQLNNSLDQVSSPVRRELVSRASFGMRTPGNNDEIDVESGRTEKDREKTVRSKRGISLHNQALLSGLAYCFSSCSMILVNKYVLSSYDFNAGISLMLYQNFVSVIIVSLLSFLGLITTEPFTWRLIKVWLPVNVIFVGMLITSMFSLKYINVAMVTVLKNVTNVLTAVGEMYLFNKHHDNRVWAALFLMIISAISGGITDLSFHAIGYTWQFMNCCLTASYSLTLRRIMDTAKQVTKSGELNEFSMVLLNNCLSLPLGIFLIFVFNEVDYLLHTPLLRLPTFWLVITFSGFLGLAISFTSLWFLHQTGATTYSLIGSLNKIPLSVAGILLFKVPTSLENSASIFFGLVAGVFFARAKMR; from the exons ATGAACGCGTGGAGGAAGTGTGGTGGTTTGTGTTTGGTAGTAACAGAGTTGGATGGTTGGTTAAGGTGGCCAAAGGGATTTATGGGTACCATGTTATCCAAGCTGGAAGATCTTGGCTTTTCTGTTGG TGCTTTGTCAAAAGGTGTTTCTCAAGATTTTCTTGATCTTGTTTTGGAAAGAAACACAACAGCAGATATTGGGAAGGGTTCCCCAAGTGGCGAAAGAGACCTGAAAAATCATCAGCTCAACAACTCGCTGGATCAGGTCTCTAGTCCAGTCCGAAGAGAATTAGTTAGCAG AGCGTCTTTTGGGATGAGAACCCCTGGTAATAATGATGAGATTGATGTGGAGAGTGGAAGAACAGAAAAGGATCGAGAAAAGACTGTGAGAAGTAAAAGAGGAATTTCTTTACACAATCAGGCCCTGTTATCTGGGCTTGCGTATTGTTTTTCTTCGTGCAGCATGATACTGGTTAACAAGTATGTCCTCTCCAGTTATGACTTTAACGCTGGAATTTCTTTGATGCTATATCAG AATTTTGTCTCGGTGATTATCGTTTCCCTTTTAAGTTTCCTTGGCTTAATTACTACGGAACCATTTACATGGAGATTAATTAAGGTCTGGTTGCCAGTCAATGTTATATTTGTTGGGATGCTGATCACAAGTATGTTTAG TCTAAAGTACATTAATGTTGCCATGGTCACAGTTCTGAAGAATGTAACCAATGTGTTGACTGCTGTTGGTGAGATGTATTTATTTAACAAACATCATGACAACAGGGTTTGGGCAGCTCTTTTCTTAATG ATCATTTCAGCAATATCTGGTGGAATTACAGATCTGTCATTTCATGCCATTGGATATACATGGCAGTTCATGAACTGTTGTCTGACAGCATCATATTCC CTGACTTTACGCAGGATCATGGATACAGCAAAACAAGTTACTAAATCTGGAGAGTTGAATGAATTCTCAATGGTCCTGCTCAACAATTGCCTTTCGCTCCCTCTAggaatttttcttatttttgtgTTCAATGAGGTCGATTATCTCTTACACAC ACCTCTTTTGAGATTGCCAACATTCTGGCTGGTGATAACATTTAGTGGATTCTTGGGGTTGGCAATAAGCTTCACTTCTCTGTGGTTTCTACATCAAACAGGGGCTACTACGTACAG CCTTATAGGGTCTCTGAACAAGATACCTCTCTCTGTTGCTGGCATCCTCCTCTTTAAAGTCCCAACAAGTTTGGAAAATTCTGCTAGCATTTTCTTTG GGTTGGTGGCTGGGGTGTTCTTTGCAAGAGCAAAAATGCGTTAG
- the LOC140880056 gene encoding GDP-mannose transporter GONST1-like isoform X3, with amino-acid sequence MRTPGNNDEIDVESGRTEKDREKTVRSKRGISLHNQALLSGLAYCFSSCSMILVNKYVLSSYDFNAGISLMLYQNFVSVIIVSLLSFLGLITTEPFTWRLIKVWLPVNVIFVGMLITSMFSLKYINVAMVTVLKNVTNVLTAVGEMYLFNKHHDNRVWAALFLMIISAISGGITDLSFHAIGYTWQFMNCCLTASYSLTLRRIMDTAKQVTKSGELNEFSMVLLNNCLSLPLGIFLIFVFNEVDYLLHTPLLRLPTFWLVITFSGFLGLAISFTSLWFLHQTGATTYSLIGSLNKIPLSVAGILLFKVPTSLENSASIFFGLVAGVFFARAKMR; translated from the exons ATGAGAACCCCTGGTAATAATGATGAGATTGATGTGGAGAGTGGAAGAACAGAAAAGGATCGAGAAAAGACTGTGAGAAGTAAAAGAGGAATTTCTTTACACAATCAGGCCCTGTTATCTGGGCTTGCGTATTGTTTTTCTTCGTGCAGCATGATACTGGTTAACAAGTATGTCCTCTCCAGTTATGACTTTAACGCTGGAATTTCTTTGATGCTATATCAG AATTTTGTCTCGGTGATTATCGTTTCCCTTTTAAGTTTCCTTGGCTTAATTACTACGGAACCATTTACATGGAGATTAATTAAGGTCTGGTTGCCAGTCAATGTTATATTTGTTGGGATGCTGATCACAAGTATGTTTAG TCTAAAGTACATTAATGTTGCCATGGTCACAGTTCTGAAGAATGTAACCAATGTGTTGACTGCTGTTGGTGAGATGTATTTATTTAACAAACATCATGACAACAGGGTTTGGGCAGCTCTTTTCTTAATG ATCATTTCAGCAATATCTGGTGGAATTACAGATCTGTCATTTCATGCCATTGGATATACATGGCAGTTCATGAACTGTTGTCTGACAGCATCATATTCC CTGACTTTACGCAGGATCATGGATACAGCAAAACAAGTTACTAAATCTGGAGAGTTGAATGAATTCTCAATGGTCCTGCTCAACAATTGCCTTTCGCTCCCTCTAggaatttttcttatttttgtgTTCAATGAGGTCGATTATCTCTTACACAC ACCTCTTTTGAGATTGCCAACATTCTGGCTGGTGATAACATTTAGTGGATTCTTGGGGTTGGCAATAAGCTTCACTTCTCTGTGGTTTCTACATCAAACAGGGGCTACTACGTACAG CCTTATAGGGTCTCTGAACAAGATACCTCTCTCTGTTGCTGGCATCCTCCTCTTTAAAGTCCCAACAAGTTTGGAAAATTCTGCTAGCATTTTCTTTG GGTTGGTGGCTGGGGTGTTCTTTGCAAGAGCAAAAATGCGTTAG
- the LOC140880054 gene encoding protein NRT1/ PTR FAMILY 4.3-like: MNRLYTCLLFGFLEIMGLLLVTIQAHSMSLQPDPCSNKPSCIKGSESIFFYASLCMLALGCGGVKGSIAALGADQFDRKDEKGAKGVASYFNYYQFSATVGSLIGVTVVVWIALHRGWQWAFFTGLVTAAVGFVVLALGKPFYLFPPLSSSPMVRISQVFIGAIQNKNLSLPENPDELHELEDKDRDPFEEKLCHTDQFGFLDKAAVLRDGASPKSGRICTVTQVEEVKILIRMLPIIASTIIMNTCLAQLQTFSVLQGYFMDPQLGSWKIPPPSIPVIPLVFMAFLLPLYEFFFIPFARKITGHPTGITQLQRVGIGLVLSIVSMGIAGLVEVKRRDQSIKDPFKSISLFWLSFQYGVFGIADMFAMVGLMEFFYKEAPSGMRSLSTSFALLSLSFGYFLSTAFVNIVNAITEKVTASKRGWLQAPDLDHNKLDYFYWFLAILSLLNFANYLFWASWYKYRSDVEESDESKEQEQEQEL; encoded by the exons ATGAACCGGCTTTACACGTGCTTACTTTTCGGGTTTCTTGAAATAATG ggaTTGCTGTTGGTTACAATCCAAGCACACTCCATGAGCTTGCAGCCTGATCCATGTAGTAATAAACCAAGCTGCATCAAGGGGAGTGAATCCATATTTTTTTACGCTTCTTTGTGTATGTTAGCTTTGGGTTGTGGTGGAGTCAAGGGGTCTATTGCTGCACTTGGGGCGGATCAGTTTGATCGAAAAGACGAGAAAGGAGCAAAGGGTGTTGCAAGCTACTTCAATTATTATCAGTTCAGTGCAACTGTTGGATCATTAATAGGTGTGACTGTGGTTGTGTGGATTGCCCTGCATAGAGGTTGGCAGTGGGCTTTCTTCACCGGCTTGGTGACTGCGGCCGTAGGTTTCGTGGTTCTTGCACTTGGGAAGCCTTTCTACTTGTTTCCACCATTATCCAGCAGCCCTATGGTTCGAATATCACAG GTTTTCATTGGTGCAATTCAGAACAAAAACTTGAGCTTGCCAGAGAACCCTGACGAGTTACATGAACTCGAAGACAAAGACAGAGATCCATTTGAAGAAAAGCTTTGCCACACTGACCAGTTCGG GTTTCTTGACAAAGCTGCCGTTCTTAGAGACGGTGCGAGCCCCAAATCAGGGCGAATTTGCACAGTGACACAGGTCGAAGAGGTCAAGATACTGATACGAATGCTACCGATCATTGCCAGCACCATCATTATGAACACATGCCTAGCACAGCTACAGACCTTCTCAGTACTCCAAGGATACTTCATGGACCCTCAGTTAGGCTCATGGAAGATCCCGCCTCCTTCGATCCCTGTGATCCCCCTCGTTTTCATGGCCTTTCTGCTCCCACTATATGAGTTTTTCTTCATCCCATTCGCTCGAAAGATCACGGGCCATCCAACCGGGATCACTCAGCTACAACGAGTAGGCATTGGGCTCGTTTTGTCAATCGTCTCAATGGGCATTGCCGGTCTAGTAGAAGTGAAAAGAAGGGATCAGTCGATAAAAGATCCATTCAAAAGCATTAGCTTGTTCTGGCTTTCGTTCCAATACGGTGTTTTCGGTATTGCAGACATGTTTGCTATGGTTGGGCTGATGGAATTCTTCTACAAAGAAGCTCCGTCCGGGATGAGGTCTCTTTCGACGTCTTTCGCCTTGTTGTCTTTGTCGTTTGGGTACTTCTTGAGCACTGCTTTTGTGAACATTGTGAATGCCATCACTGAGAAAGTCACAGCAAGCAAAAGAGGGTGGCTTCAGGCACCAGACTTGGATCACAACAAGTTGGATTATTTTTACTGGTTTTTAGCCATCCTAAGTTTGTTGAATTTCGCAAATTATCTGTTTTGGGCATCATGGTACAAGTATAGATCAGATGTCGAAGAATCCGACGAGAGCAAAGAGCAAGAACAAGAACAAGAATTatga
- the LOC140880053 gene encoding stomatal closure-related actin-binding protein 1-like encodes MTRFGREFSYTMHKEAISLVSADVVFATTRFPKYKIGANNQIVEVKEDSNALSMKEMVARETALLLEQQKRLSVRDLASKFEKGLAAAAKLSDEARLKEAASLEKHVLLKKLRDALEALRGRVTGKNNDDVMEAILMVEALAVQLTQREGELIQEKAEVKKLATFLKQASEDAKKLVDEERSFAKAEIENARAAVQRVEEALQEHEHMSRASGKQDVEELMKEVQEARRIKMLHQPSRVMDMEHELQALRVQLLQKAKHSLQLQKELAASKKGEKNAAYLYDIDGIETLGSYLRIYPCSESVPELSECSIQWYRSKAESDKRELISGATKSVYAPEPFDVGRILLADILIDGQTVTVMTSGPIDPAAGLGNYVEALVRRHDTEFNVVIIQTNGVDNPSQSIHVLHIGKMRIKLRKGKTTMAKEYYSNSMQICGVRGGGNAAAQAAYWQAKSGLSFVLAFESERERNAAIMLARRFAFDCNIMLAGPEDRSAAGK; translated from the exons ATGACAAGGTTTGGTCGAGAGTTTAGTTATACAATGCACAAGGAGGCTATCTCTCTTGTATCAGCCGATGTGGTTTTTGCCACTACTCGGTTTCCAAAGTATAAAATTGGAGCTAACAATCAGATCGTGGAGGTAAAAGAGGATTCAAATGCGTTGTCTATGAAAGAAATGGTTGCACGAGAAACTGCTTTGTTGCTGGAGCAGCAGAAACGCCTTTCAGTGCGAGATCTTGCCAGCAAATTTGAGAAGGGTTTGGCTGCTGCTGCAAAGCTGTCGGATGAG GCAAGACTAAAAGAAGCAGCTTCATTGGAAAAACATGTGCTTCTAAAGAAGCTCAGAGATGCACTTGAAGCTTTGAGAGGACGTGTAACGGGCAAAAACAATGATGATGTGATGGAAGCAATACTTATG GTTGAAGCTCTAGCTGTTCAATTGACCCAGAGGGAAGGAGAGCTAATTCAAGAGAAGGCGGAAGTCAAAAAGCTTGCGACTTTCTTGAAGCAg GCTTCAGAAGATGCTAAAAAACTCGTGGATGAAGAAAGATCTTTTGCTAAAGCTGAAATTGAGAATGCAAGAGCAGCAGTCCAGAGAGTGGAAGAAGCTCTTCAGGAACACGAACACATGTCACGAGCGTCGGGAAAGCAG GACGTGGAAGAATTGATGAAGGAGGTGCAAGAGGCTAGGAGAATCAAAATGTTGCATCAGCCTAGCAGG GTCATGGACATGGAACATGAGCTTCAAGCATTGAGGGTTCAACTTTTACAAAAGGCAAAGCACTCACTACAGCTCCAGAAGGAG CTGGCAGCTAGTAAGAAGGGCGAAAAAAATGCAGCCTATTTGTACGATATAGATGGTATTGAGACATTGGGTTCATATTTACGGATATATCCATGTTCTGAAAGTGTTCCTGAACTTTCGGAATGTTCCATTCAGTGGTATCGTTCAAAAGCAGAGAGTGACAAGAGGGAGCTTATATCAG GGGCCACCAAATCTGTATATGCTCCAGAGCCCTTTGACGTTGGAAGAATACTGCTAGCTGATATCTTGATTGATGGTCAGACAGTAACTGTAATGACTTCTGGTCCTATAGATCCTG CTGCAGGATTGGGAAACTACGTGGAAGCATTGGTTCGAAGGCATGACACTGAGTTCAAT GTTGTCATAATCCAGACAAATGGAGTAGATAATCCATCACAGTCTATCCATGTACTTCATATAGGAAAGATGAGAATAAAACTCCGTAAAGGGAAAACTACGATGGCAAAGGAGTATTATTCCAATTCAATGCAG ATTTGTGGAGTAAGAGGTGGTGGAAACGCTGCAGCTCAGGCAGCATACTGGCAGGCCAAGTCAGGGCTGTCCTTCGTGTTGGCATTTGAATCAGAGCGAGAAAGAAACGCAGCTATCATGCTTGCAAGAAGATTTGCGTTCGATTGTAAT ATTATGTTAGCTGGACCAGAGGACAGATCGGCTGCTGGAAAATGA